A genomic window from Flavobacterium phycosphaerae includes:
- the arsB gene encoding ACR3 family arsenite efflux transporter, whose translation MSTRKRLTFLDNYLTLWIFLAMTLGVAIGYFIPAIPKTFNGLSSGTTNIPLAIGLILMMYPPLTKVDFSKIPLMLQKPKLLITSFLITWIVGPFLMFALSLLFLKDFPEYMTGLIIIGLAPCIAMVIVWNELAEGNRELTAGLVGINSLLQVFFFGLYAYFYLEIMLPLFGVKGLALNITIAQIATTVGIYLGIPFVLAVISRYSIRKFLGDRWFNQTFIPFVSPITLMALLFTIVVMFSLKGAMIVDLPLDVLRVAVPLVIFFAIMFFLMFFMSKKIGADYRDAVALSFTASGNNFELAIAVSIGVFGINSGQAFAGVIGPLVEVPALILLVKVAFWLKKK comes from the coding sequence ATGAGTACACGTAAGCGCTTAACCTTTCTCGATAATTATTTGACCCTTTGGATATTTTTGGCCATGACTCTGGGCGTAGCAATCGGTTATTTTATTCCGGCTATACCCAAAACGTTCAATGGTTTATCTTCCGGAACCACAAACATTCCTTTAGCTATCGGGTTAATCCTGATGATGTATCCGCCTTTGACTAAAGTCGATTTTTCTAAAATACCCTTAATGCTTCAAAAGCCCAAACTCCTGATTACCTCTTTTTTGATTACCTGGATAGTGGGGCCTTTTTTAATGTTTGCTTTATCACTATTGTTTCTGAAAGATTTTCCGGAGTATATGACCGGTTTAATCATCATCGGTTTGGCACCTTGTATTGCCATGGTGATTGTTTGGAACGAATTGGCCGAAGGCAACCGTGAATTAACAGCAGGGTTAGTTGGAATTAACAGCTTACTGCAGGTATTCTTCTTTGGTCTGTATGCCTATTTCTATTTAGAAATCATGTTGCCTTTATTTGGTGTCAAAGGCTTAGCCCTAAATATTACTATTGCTCAAATTGCGACTACCGTTGGGATTTATCTCGGAATTCCGTTTGTATTGGCTGTCATCAGTCGGTACAGTATTAGGAAATTTTTGGGTGACCGATGGTTTAACCAAACCTTTATTCCCTTTGTATCTCCCATCACGCTGATGGCTTTATTGTTCACCATCGTGGTAATGTTCAGCCTGAAAGGTGCCATGATAGTCGATTTGCCTTTGGATGTTCTCAGGGTCGCTGTGCCGTTAGTTATTTTCTTTGCTATCATGTTCTTTCTGATGTTTTTTATGTCCAAAAAAATTGGAGCCGATTATCGAGATGCTGTAGCTTTATCTTTTACCGCTTCGGGCAATAATTTCGAATTGGCTATAGCGGTTTCTATAGGTGTTTTTGGGATTAACAGCGGACAAGCTTTTGCCGGAGTCATAGGGCCTTTGGTGGAAGTTCCGGCATTAATTCTGTTAGTGAAAGTGGCTTTTTGGTTAAAGAAAAAGTAG
- a CDS encoding diacylglycerol kinase, with protein MEFQKDNSFFTGRLKSVGFAVKGAIKLITTEHSVMVQSTIGVLSIIAGFYFHIDRYEWMLQILAFGLVLGVESLNTAVEKIADFIHPEFHEKIGFIKDIAAGAVMFAATAAIAVLLLIYVPKFL; from the coding sequence ATGGAATTCCAAAAAGACAACTCTTTTTTTACAGGGCGCTTAAAAAGCGTAGGGTTTGCTGTTAAAGGCGCCATCAAATTAATCACCACCGAGCACAGTGTCATGGTGCAGTCCACTATAGGAGTCTTGAGTATCATTGCCGGTTTTTATTTTCATATTGACCGTTACGAATGGATGCTGCAAATCCTGGCCTTTGGTTTAGTATTGGGCGTGGAAAGTTTAAATACCGCTGTAGAAAAAATTGCCGACTTCATTCATCCTGAATTTCACGAAAAAATTGGCTTTATCAAAGATATTGCGGCCGGTGCAGTAATGTTTGCGGCTACTGCGGCTATTGCGGTACTTTTATTAATTTATGTTCCAAAATTCCTGTAA
- a CDS encoding DUF6428 family protein, with amino-acid sequence MKLSQIKSELQKLSTIAFQLPNGDLVPSHFHVTEVGKIAKHFIDCGGTVRTEEVANFQLWEANDYDHRLHPEKLVHIIELSEKILQLPDLEIEVEYQMADSIGKFSLDFDGTTFLLTSKQTTCLAKDHCGIPPEKMKVKLGEWKPKETQCCTPESNCC; translated from the coding sequence ATGAAACTATCACAAATAAAATCAGAATTACAAAAGTTGTCTACTATCGCTTTTCAATTGCCCAACGGTGATTTGGTACCCAGTCATTTTCATGTGACCGAAGTGGGGAAAATAGCGAAACACTTTATTGATTGTGGCGGAACCGTTCGTACGGAAGAAGTAGCCAACTTTCAATTGTGGGAAGCCAATGATTATGACCACCGTTTGCATCCCGAAAAACTGGTACACATTATTGAACTTTCAGAAAAAATCTTGCAGTTGCCCGATTTAGAAATAGAAGTGGAATACCAAATGGCAGACAGCATCGGTAAATTCAGTTTGGATTTTGATGGCACTACTTTTCTTTTAACCTCAAAACAAACTACTTGTTTGGCCAAAGATCACTGCGGTATCCCGCCTGAAAAAATGAAAGTTAAACTAGGCGAGTGGAAACCTAAAGAAACGCAATGTTGTACACCGGAATCTAACTGTTGCTAA
- a CDS encoding DNA translocase FtsK, with translation MAKTVKKETPDSKKDPNSEIKILKTKKQYRMLFGFLLVLVSIAFLVSFISFFVSGQADQSAVDAFTDREEVVQNWLGKFGAYIADLFIYRGFGVASFLFVKLLFLSGAFLILDLPIKKLKNTWFWDLFALVVLSMMFGFFAITLPELGGTIGYEMNLFLQDYIGKMGTLLGIVFAMVIYLIFKIKVSPEAIKSFFEKKHKDIKEDLNSMVNDSKGTDYNLEEFAVKEELEEEIEEPTLKPSPFEINKEALKPTIEHASEINLEPTIKAVTPAPEPVIIETNDKDFVIEQAPDEDVMEENLAAKLVADFGEFDPTLELSNYKFPTIDLLKEYSSVGITINQEELEENKNRIVETLKNYKIDIAQIKATVGPSVTLYEIVPEAGIRISKIKSLEDDIALSLAALGIRIIAPIPGKGTIGIEVPNKNPTIVPMRTVIASAKFQEAEMELPIALGKTISNETFVVDLAKMPHLLMAGATGQGKSVGLNAVLASLLYKKHPAEVKFVLVDPKKVELTLFNKIERHYLAKLPDTEDAIITDNTKVINTLNSLCVEMDNRYSLLKDAMVRNIKEYNEKFKARKLNPEHGHRFLPYIVLVVDEFADLIMTAGKEVETPIARLAQLARAIGIHLIIATQRPSVNVITGIIKANFPARIAFRVTSKIDSRTILDTQGADQLIGRGDLLYTNGNDLVRVQCAFVDTPEVERIVDYIGSQKAYASAYLLPEYIGEEGSGVNLEFDISERDSMFREAAEIIVTAQQGSASLLQRKLKLGYNRAGRLIDQLEAAGIVGPFEGSKARSVNITDLASLEQFFNNEQNNS, from the coding sequence ATGGCGAAAACAGTAAAAAAAGAAACTCCCGATTCTAAGAAAGACCCCAATTCGGAAATTAAAATACTAAAGACTAAAAAGCAGTATCGTATGCTCTTTGGTTTTTTGTTGGTTTTAGTATCGATTGCTTTTTTAGTTTCGTTTATTTCTTTCTTTGTTTCCGGTCAGGCCGATCAGAGTGCCGTTGACGCTTTTACCGACAGAGAGGAAGTAGTTCAAAACTGGCTGGGTAAATTCGGAGCTTATATAGCCGACTTGTTTATTTACCGCGGTTTTGGAGTAGCCTCTTTCCTTTTTGTCAAACTCCTATTCCTTAGCGGTGCCTTCCTGATTTTAGATTTACCTATAAAAAAACTCAAAAACACTTGGTTTTGGGATTTGTTTGCTTTAGTAGTTCTATCGATGATGTTTGGCTTTTTTGCTATCACTTTGCCGGAGTTAGGCGGAACCATCGGTTATGAAATGAATTTATTCCTTCAGGATTATATTGGCAAAATGGGAACCTTATTGGGGATAGTCTTCGCCATGGTCATCTATTTAATCTTTAAAATCAAAGTCTCTCCGGAAGCCATCAAGTCATTCTTTGAAAAGAAACACAAAGACATCAAAGAAGATTTAAACAGCATGGTCAACGACAGCAAGGGAACCGATTACAACTTGGAAGAGTTTGCTGTAAAAGAAGAACTTGAAGAAGAAATAGAAGAACCTACTTTAAAACCTTCTCCATTCGAAATCAATAAAGAAGCGTTAAAGCCAACCATTGAGCATGCCTCTGAGATTAATTTGGAACCAACCATTAAAGCCGTCACCCCTGCTCCTGAGCCGGTAATCATTGAAACCAATGATAAAGATTTTGTTATTGAACAAGCTCCTGATGAAGATGTTATGGAAGAAAACTTGGCAGCCAAATTAGTGGCTGACTTTGGCGAGTTTGATCCTACTTTAGAGCTTTCCAATTATAAATTCCCAACCATTGATTTATTAAAAGAATACTCCTCTGTGGGGATTACCATCAATCAGGAAGAGTTAGAAGAAAATAAAAACCGAATTGTAGAAACCCTGAAAAACTACAAAATCGATATTGCCCAAATCAAAGCGACTGTTGGTCCTTCGGTAACCTTATATGAAATTGTGCCCGAAGCCGGTATTCGTATTTCCAAAATCAAAAGCTTGGAAGACGATATTGCTTTGTCACTGGCCGCTTTAGGCATTCGTATCATTGCCCCTATTCCCGGAAAAGGAACGATTGGTATTGAGGTGCCTAATAAAAACCCAACTATTGTACCAATGCGAACGGTTATTGCTTCGGCTAAGTTTCAGGAAGCGGAAATGGAATTACCAATCGCTTTAGGTAAAACCATATCCAATGAAACCTTTGTGGTTGATTTAGCCAAAATGCCACACTTGCTGATGGCCGGGGCTACCGGACAAGGAAAATCAGTCGGACTGAATGCTGTATTGGCTTCGTTGCTGTATAAAAAACATCCGGCTGAAGTAAAGTTTGTTTTGGTCGATCCGAAAAAGGTAGAGCTTACGCTGTTCAATAAAATAGAACGCCATTATTTGGCCAAATTACCGGACACCGAAGACGCTATTATTACCGACAATACCAAAGTAATCAACACCTTAAATTCGCTTTGTGTTGAAATGGACAACAGGTATTCCTTACTAAAGGATGCTATGGTTCGTAACATCAAAGAATACAACGAAAAATTCAAAGCCCGTAAACTGAATCCGGAACACGGTCACCGCTTCCTACCATATATAGTGTTGGTGGTGGATGAGTTTGCTGATTTGATTATGACGGCCGGTAAAGAAGTAGAAACGCCTATTGCCCGTTTGGCGCAATTAGCCCGTGCTATTGGTATTCACTTGATTATTGCCACACAACGTCCTTCGGTTAATGTAATTACCGGAATTATTAAAGCCAACTTCCCGGCTCGTATTGCGTTTAGAGTAACGTCTAAAATTGATTCCAGAACAATCTTGGATACGCAAGGAGCTGATCAATTGATTGGTCGCGGAGACTTATTATATACTAACGGGAACGACTTGGTGCGGGTGCAATGTGCCTTTGTGGACACCCCCGAAGTAGAAAGAATTGTAGATTATATTGGTTCGCAAAAAGCTTATGCCAGCGCTTACCTGTTGCCGGAATACATTGGTGAAGAAGGAAGCGGCGTTAATTTGGAGTTTGATATCTCGGAAAGAGACAGCATGTTCCGAGAGGCCGCCGAAATAATTGTTACCGCACAACAAGGTTCGGCATCATTATTGCAAAGAAAGTTGAAACTGGGCTATAACCGTGCCGGAAGATTGATTGATCAATTGGAAGCTGCCGGTATTGTAGGTCCGTTTGAAGGAAGCAAAGCGCGCAGTGTTAACATTACCGACCTGGCTTCTTTAGAGCAATTTTTTAACAATGAACAAAACAATTCTTAA
- a CDS encoding low molecular weight phosphatase family protein: protein MKALRHIIQNLSVDTVSAGRKEVLQSLIDYIKEKKRRHQDIRLVFICTHNSRRSHLAQVWAQTMAFHFGIRNVFCYSGGTEVTAVFPKVVETIVNQGFELEKRSDTTNPVYAVKFDENEPPVLCFSKMFDDVFNPKNAFAAVMTCSSADEGCPFIAGAEKRFPIRYDDPKTFDGTELMETKYAERSVEIATEMYYVFSQVN, encoded by the coding sequence ATGAAAGCACTCCGGCATATTATTCAAAACCTGTCAGTTGACACTGTTTCAGCAGGCAGAAAAGAAGTGTTACAGTCACTGATTGATTATATAAAAGAAAAAAAACGGAGGCATCAGGACATTCGATTGGTTTTTATCTGTACCCATAACTCCCGCAGGAGTCATTTGGCTCAGGTATGGGCACAAACTATGGCGTTTCATTTCGGGATAAGGAATGTGTTTTGTTATTCGGGTGGAACAGAGGTCACAGCTGTATTTCCGAAAGTAGTTGAAACTATAGTGAATCAGGGGTTTGAACTGGAGAAACGGAGTGATACTACTAATCCGGTTTATGCTGTTAAGTTTGACGAAAATGAACCGCCTGTTCTTTGTTTTTCCAAAATGTTTGATGATGTGTTTAATCCTAAAAATGCCTTTGCTGCTGTGATGACTTGCTCGTCAGCCGACGAAGGTTGTCCGTTTATTGCCGGTGCTGAAAAGCGTTTCCCTATTCGTTATGACGACCCGAAAACCTTTGACGGTACCGAATTAATGGAGACTAAATATGCTGAACGCAGTGTAGAAATTGCCACCGAAATGTATTATGTCTTTTCACAAGTTAACTAA
- a CDS encoding ArsR/SmtB family transcription factor, with translation MGASKSEFFTAEQNELATVFKAMSHPARVAIIEYLLKVDTCICGDIVNELPLAQPTVSQHLKELKNAGLIKGNIEGTAICYCINPDMMKKIEAHFFAISKQLKSKCC, from the coding sequence ATGGGTGCTTCAAAATCTGAATTTTTTACCGCAGAACAAAACGAATTAGCTACTGTATTCAAAGCCATGTCTCATCCGGCGCGAGTGGCTATCATCGAGTATTTACTCAAAGTTGATACTTGTATTTGTGGTGATATTGTAAACGAGTTGCCTTTAGCGCAACCTACCGTATCCCAACATTTAAAGGAGTTGAAGAATGCCGGCCTCATCAAAGGCAATATTGAAGGAACAGCTATTTGTTATTGTATCAATCCGGATATGATGAAGAAAATAGAAGCCCATTTCTTTGCCATTTCCAAACAATTAAAAAGTAAATGCTGTTAA
- the tpx gene encoding thiol peroxidase, whose product MASITLGGNPIHTNGELPKIGSKAPDFQLIKTDLGRASLADFAGSKVILNIYPSVDTGTCATSTRTFNAKASALANTKVLCIARDLPFAFKRFCGAEGLDNVICLSDFNTGNFGKDYGLEMTDGALAGLHSRVVIVLDENGIVKYTEQVPEIADEPNYELALAAL is encoded by the coding sequence ATGGCATCTATAACTTTAGGAGGAAATCCGATACACACCAACGGTGAATTACCAAAAATAGGTTCAAAAGCGCCTGATTTTCAATTGATAAAAACTGATTTAGGACGTGCTTCCTTAGCGGATTTTGCCGGTTCAAAAGTAATTTTAAACATCTACCCGAGTGTTGATACCGGTACTTGTGCCACGTCAACCCGAACGTTTAATGCCAAAGCCAGTGCTTTAGCCAATACAAAAGTACTGTGTATTGCGCGCGATTTGCCTTTTGCTTTCAAACGTTTTTGTGGCGCTGAAGGATTAGACAACGTCATTTGTTTGTCTGATTTCAATACCGGAAACTTCGGAAAAGACTACGGTTTGGAAATGACTGACGGTGCTTTAGCCGGGTTACATTCCCGCGTGGTAATAGTATTAGATGAAAACGGAATCGTTAAATACACCGAACAAGTTCCGGAAATTGCCGATGAACCTAATTACGAATTGGCCTTAGCCGCTCTATAA
- a CDS encoding class I SAM-dependent methyltransferase: protein MNKKEHWENVFTTKTEKEVSWYQAYPQTSVDFFAALQLPKDAKIIDVGGGDSYFIDALLDLGYTQLTLLDISGKAIERIKKRLGEKAAHVTFIESDILDFNPIEHYDFWHDRACFHFLTEAAQIEQYADIVDKALTKGGRMFIGAFSDKGPKKCSGLEIKQYNMESLRFVFEKEFQLKGCFTEDHITPFDTVQNFIFCGFKRKA, encoded by the coding sequence ATGAATAAAAAAGAGCATTGGGAAAACGTTTTTACTACCAAAACAGAAAAAGAGGTGAGCTGGTATCAAGCTTATCCGCAAACTTCAGTCGATTTCTTTGCGGCACTTCAGTTGCCCAAAGACGCTAAAATCATTGATGTGGGAGGAGGCGACAGCTATTTTATAGATGCTTTGCTGGATTTAGGCTATACCCAACTGACTTTGCTTGATATTTCAGGAAAAGCCATAGAGCGTATTAAGAAGAGGTTGGGTGAAAAAGCAGCTCATGTTACCTTTATTGAATCGGATATTTTAGATTTTAATCCCATCGAGCACTATGATTTTTGGCATGATCGAGCCTGTTTTCATTTCCTGACCGAAGCAGCACAAATTGAGCAGTATGCCGATATTGTTGATAAGGCGCTGACCAAAGGAGGGAGGATGTTTATTGGTGCTTTCTCCGATAAAGGCCCAAAGAAATGCAGTGGCTTGGAGATCAAACAGTACAACATGGAAAGCCTGAGGTTTGTTTTTGAAAAAGAATTCCAACTCAAAGGCTGTTTCACTGAAGACCATATAACCCCTTTTGACACAGTTCAAAATTTTATTTTTTGTGGGTTTAAAAGAAAGGCATAA
- the lpdA gene encoding dihydrolipoyl dehydrogenase yields the protein MSSFDVVIIGSGPGGYVSAIRCAQLGFKTAIIEKYSTLGGTCLNVGCIPSKALLASSHHYEELQHFADHGIEVSGNVKVNLEKMIARKQAVVDQTSGGVKFLMDKNKITVFEGLGSFEDATHVKVTKADGTSEVIEGKNIVIATGSKPSALPFIKLDKERIITSTEALKLPEVPKHLIIIGGGVIGIELGQVYLRLGAQVSVVEFLDRIIPGMDAGLSKELTKVLKKQGMKFYTSHKVKSVERKGKNVTVQADDAKGNTVTFDGDYCLVAVGRRPYTDGLAADKAGVKLTDRGMVEVNDHLQTNVPNIYAIGDVVRGAMLAHKAEEEGTLVAEILAGQKPHIDYNLIPGVVYTWPEVAAVGKTEEQLKEAGVAYKAGSFPFKALGRARASADNDGFVKILADAKTDEVLGIHMIGARCADLIAEAVTAMEFRASAEDISRMSHAHPTFAEAVKEAALAATDNRALHV from the coding sequence CCCAATTAGGTTTCAAAACCGCCATTATAGAAAAATATTCTACTCTGGGAGGTACTTGCCTTAACGTAGGTTGTATTCCCTCTAAAGCGTTGTTAGCTTCTTCTCACCATTATGAAGAATTGCAGCACTTTGCTGATCACGGTATCGAGGTATCGGGTAACGTAAAGGTTAATTTAGAAAAAATGATTGCCCGCAAACAAGCCGTTGTCGATCAGACTTCGGGCGGTGTTAAGTTTTTAATGGATAAAAACAAAATTACCGTTTTTGAAGGATTGGGTTCGTTTGAAGACGCTACTCACGTAAAAGTAACTAAAGCCGATGGTACTTCAGAAGTAATCGAAGGTAAAAACATAGTAATTGCTACCGGTTCAAAACCGTCTGCCTTGCCTTTTATCAAATTAGATAAAGAAAGAATCATCACCTCTACCGAAGCATTGAAATTGCCTGAAGTGCCGAAACACTTAATCATCATTGGTGGTGGGGTTATCGGAATCGAATTGGGACAAGTGTACCTTAGATTAGGCGCACAGGTTTCGGTGGTTGAGTTTTTAGACCGTATCATTCCGGGTATGGATGCCGGTTTATCTAAAGAATTAACCAAAGTGTTGAAAAAACAAGGCATGAAATTCTACACGTCACACAAAGTGAAATCGGTAGAAAGAAAAGGCAAAAACGTAACTGTACAAGCCGATGATGCCAAAGGAAATACGGTAACTTTTGACGGTGATTATTGCTTAGTAGCCGTAGGACGTCGTCCTTATACTGACGGATTAGCCGCAGATAAAGCAGGCGTAAAACTTACTGACCGCGGTATGGTTGAAGTTAATGACCACTTACAAACCAATGTGCCTAACATTTACGCTATTGGTGACGTAGTACGTGGTGCCATGCTGGCTCATAAAGCCGAAGAAGAAGGAACTTTGGTGGCCGAAATTTTGGCCGGACAAAAACCACATATTGATTATAATTTAATTCCGGGAGTTGTTTATACTTGGCCTGAAGTAGCCGCTGTAGGTAAAACCGAAGAGCAACTAAAAGAAGCCGGAGTAGCTTACAAAGCCGGAAGTTTCCCTTTCAAAGCTTTAGGAAGAGCGCGTGCCAGTGCCGATAATGATGGTTTTGTAAAAATATTAGCCGATGCTAAAACCGATGAAGTTTTGGGAATCCATATGATTGGTGCCCGTTGTGCTGATTTAATTGCGGAAGCCGTAACGGCTATGGAATTCAGAGCCAGTGCCGAAGATATCTCTCGTATGTCACATGCCCACCCAACTTTTGCAGAAGCCGTGAAAGAAGCTGCCTTGGCCGCTACAGATAACAGAGCTTTGCACGTGTAA
- the ribB gene encoding 3,4-dihydroxy-2-butanone-4-phosphate synthase yields the protein MDNTKIQLNTIEEAIEDIRQGKVIIVVDDEDRENEGDFLAAAEKVTPEMINFMATHGRGLICAPLTEKRCNELELHSMVKNNTDHMETAFTVSVDLKGHGVTTGISASDRAKTILALVNEETKPYDLARPGHIFPLTAKQGGVLRRTGHTEAAIDFARLAGFKSAGVIVEIMNEDGTMARLPQLVEVAKKFDLKLVSIEDLVAYRMQHDSLIVKKEDFEIETRFGQFRLRAYQQTTNKQVHLALTKGSWNLGESILTRINSSQANNDILNTLTNDMDKKLENMFQQISEEGRGAILFINQEIDSTDLLNRLTELKQLQSEGIFKAPQIKMDNKDFGIGAQILHDIDISKIRLISNTTQTKRVGMIGYGLEITDYVPY from the coding sequence ATGGACAACACCAAAATACAACTCAACACTATTGAAGAAGCCATAGAAGACATCCGTCAAGGAAAAGTCATTATTGTGGTAGATGATGAAGACCGTGAAAATGAAGGCGATTTTTTAGCCGCAGCCGAAAAGGTAACCCCCGAAATGATTAATTTCATGGCCACACACGGACGCGGATTAATCTGTGCCCCGCTTACCGAAAAACGATGCAACGAATTAGAATTGCATTCGATGGTCAAAAACAACACCGACCATATGGAGACGGCCTTTACCGTTTCGGTGGATTTAAAAGGTCATGGCGTAACTACCGGCATATCGGCTTCAGACCGGGCCAAAACCATTTTAGCGTTGGTTAATGAAGAAACTAAACCTTACGATTTAGCGCGTCCCGGACATATCTTCCCGTTAACAGCCAAACAAGGCGGTGTATTGCGTAGAACAGGACATACCGAAGCGGCAATTGATTTCGCTCGTTTGGCAGGCTTTAAATCGGCCGGCGTTATCGTTGAAATTATGAACGAAGACGGTACGATGGCACGCTTACCGCAATTGGTGGAAGTGGCTAAGAAATTTGATTTGAAATTAGTTTCTATCGAAGACTTGGTCGCCTACCGCATGCAGCACGACAGTTTGATAGTCAAAAAAGAAGACTTTGAAATCGAAACCCGCTTTGGACAATTTCGTTTGAGAGCCTACCAGCAAACTACTAATAAGCAAGTGCATTTGGCCTTAACCAAAGGCAGTTGGAATTTAGGGGAATCCATCCTAACCCGAATCAATTCCTCCCAAGCCAACAACGATATTCTAAACACCTTGACCAACGATATGGACAAAAAGTTGGAAAATATGTTTCAGCAAATAAGCGAGGAAGGTCGAGGCGCCATACTGTTTATCAATCAGGAAATAGACTCCACCGATTTACTGAATCGATTAACCGAGTTGAAGCAACTGCAAAGCGAAGGCATTTTCAAAGCCCCGCAAATTAAAATGGACAACAAGGACTTTGGTATCGGAGCCCAAATTCTGCACGATATTGATATTTCCAAGATTCGATTAATATCCAATACCACCCAAACCAAACGCGTAGGCATGATTGGATATGGCTTAGAAATCACCGATTACGTTCCTTACTAA